One genomic window of Nitrosomonas sp. Is35 includes the following:
- the ilvC gene encoding ketol-acid reductoisomerase, whose protein sequence is MKVYYDKDADLSLIKGKKVTILGYGSQGHAHANNLSESGVKVTVGLRKGGLSWGKAEKADLTVMEVAEAVKDADVVMILLPDEQIGTVYKREIEPGLKKNATVAFAHGFSVHYGQVTPREDLDVIMIAPKGPGHLVRSTYLQGGGVPSLIAVHQDKSGKARDLALSYAAANGGTRGGVIETSFREETETDLFGEQVVLCGGLTALIQSGFETLVEAGYAPEMAYFECLHEVKLIVDLIYEGGIANMRYSISNNAEYGDVSRGPRIITDETRAEMRKILREIQTGEYAREFILENQAGAPVLKSSRRIASEHPIEQVGAKLRDMMPWIKKNKLVDQGKN, encoded by the coding sequence ATGAAAGTTTATTACGATAAAGATGCAGATCTCTCTCTGATTAAAGGAAAAAAAGTAACCATATTGGGCTATGGTTCGCAAGGGCATGCGCATGCTAACAATTTGAGTGAGTCCGGTGTGAAAGTGACCGTCGGTCTGCGTAAAGGCGGGTTATCCTGGGGCAAAGCGGAAAAAGCGGACTTGACGGTGATGGAAGTGGCCGAAGCCGTTAAAGATGCCGATGTCGTCATGATTTTATTGCCCGATGAGCAAATTGGAACGGTATATAAAAGAGAAATCGAACCCGGTTTGAAAAAAAATGCGACAGTGGCTTTTGCGCATGGTTTTAGCGTGCATTATGGGCAAGTGACGCCGCGTGAAGATCTTGATGTGATCATGATTGCACCCAAAGGCCCAGGCCATCTGGTGCGCTCGACTTACTTACAAGGCGGCGGTGTGCCATCACTGATCGCCGTACATCAGGATAAATCCGGTAAAGCGCGAGATCTGGCGCTTTCTTACGCAGCTGCTAACGGCGGAACTCGTGGCGGTGTAATTGAAACCAGTTTCCGCGAAGAAACCGAGACAGACTTGTTCGGAGAACAAGTGGTGCTATGTGGCGGCTTAACTGCGCTGATTCAATCTGGTTTTGAGACGCTGGTGGAAGCCGGTTATGCGCCGGAAATGGCGTATTTCGAGTGCTTGCATGAAGTTAAATTGATTGTCGATCTGATTTATGAGGGCGGCATCGCCAATATGCGCTACTCAATTTCCAATAACGCGGAATATGGTGATGTATCACGCGGACCGCGCATTATTACCGATGAGACACGTGCTGAGATGCGTAAAATTCTGCGGGAGATTCAAACCGGTGAGTATGCGCGCGAGTTCATTCTGGAAAATCAGGCTGGCGCACCGGTGCTTAAATCAAGCCGCCGTATAGCGTCGGAGCATCCGATTGAGCAAGTAGGCGCGAAGCTGCGCGATATGATGCCATGGATCAAGAAAAATAAACTGGTTGATCAAGGGAAAAACTAA
- the ilvN gene encoding acetolactate synthase small subunit has protein sequence MRHIISLLMENEAGALSRVAGLFSARGYNIESLSVAPTEDPTLSRMTLVTIGSDEVVEQVTKQLNKLIEVVKIVDLNDGNHIERELMLVKVRAVGSEREEIKRLAEIFRGSIIDVTDKSYTIELTGTSSKLDAFLEAIERSAVLETVRTGASGIGRGEWILKV, from the coding sequence ATGCGACATATTATTTCTTTATTGATGGAAAATGAGGCGGGTGCTTTGTCTCGTGTAGCAGGTCTGTTTTCGGCGCGCGGTTATAATATCGAATCACTTTCGGTTGCGCCTACCGAGGATCCCACCTTGTCGCGGATGACGTTGGTAACGATCGGATCGGATGAAGTCGTGGAGCAAGTGACCAAGCAGCTGAACAAACTGATTGAAGTGGTCAAAATCGTCGATTTGAATGACGGCAATCATATCGAACGCGAATTGATGCTGGTGAAAGTTCGCGCGGTAGGCTCGGAGCGCGAAGAAATCAAACGGCTGGCCGAAATTTTCCGTGGTTCTATCATCGATGTGACGGATAAGTCTTATACCATTGAGTTAACGGGTACCAGCTCGAAATTGGACGCATTTCTTGAAGCAATCGAACGCAGCGCGGTTCTTGAAACTGTCCGTACAGGCGCCTCCGGCATAGGACGCGGAGAATGGATTTTGAAGGTATAA
- a CDS encoding acetolactate synthase 3 catalytic subunit has product MSVELTGAEITIRCLQEEGVQCIFGYPGGAVLFIYDELFKQDKVRHILVRHEQAAIHAADGYARSSNKVGVALVTSGPGVTNAVTGIATAYMDSIPMVVISGQVPTSAIGLDAFQEVDTVGITRPCVKHNFLVKDVTELALTIKKAFYIASTGRPGPVLVDIPKDVSQQKTKFEYPDKISMRSYNPVTKGHSRQIKKAAELILSAKRPVVYAGGGVILSDAAPQLTELTQMLNFPCTNTLMGLGGYPATDKQSLGMLGMHGTYEANMAMQYCDVLIAVGARFDDRVIGNPKHFFNENRKIIHIDIDPSSISKRVKVDVPIVGDVLDVLKELIKLLKAEKEKPDQTALKEWWKQIELWRERDCLKFDRSSKIIKPQMVIEKLFNVTKGDAFITSDVGQHQMWAAQFYKFDKPRRWINSGGLGTMGFGMPAAMGVQLANPKGKVACITGEASIQMCIQELSTCKQYKLPLKIVNLNNRYMGMVRQWQEFFHGNRYAESYMNALPDFVKLAESYGHVGMKIEKPEDVEDALKEAFKLKDQLVFMDFITDQTENVFPMVPGGKGLSEMILV; this is encoded by the coding sequence ATGAGCGTGGAATTAACCGGTGCTGAAATTACGATACGTTGTCTGCAGGAAGAAGGCGTGCAATGTATTTTCGGCTATCCTGGCGGTGCGGTGTTATTTATTTATGATGAATTGTTCAAGCAGGATAAAGTCCGGCATATTTTAGTGCGCCATGAACAGGCTGCGATACACGCCGCCGATGGCTATGCGCGCTCCAGCAACAAAGTGGGCGTGGCGCTGGTGACATCAGGCCCCGGGGTTACCAATGCGGTAACGGGTATTGCCACCGCTTATATGGACTCGATTCCGATGGTGGTGATCAGCGGGCAGGTACCGACCAGTGCGATTGGCCTTGATGCATTTCAGGAAGTTGATACAGTGGGTATCACGCGCCCCTGTGTCAAACATAATTTTCTGGTGAAAGATGTCACCGAACTGGCGCTGACCATCAAGAAAGCTTTCTATATCGCTTCTACTGGCCGCCCTGGCCCGGTGCTGGTGGATATACCCAAAGATGTTTCGCAACAAAAAACCAAGTTCGAATATCCGGACAAGATTAGCATGCGGTCCTACAATCCCGTGACCAAAGGGCATTCGCGGCAAATTAAGAAAGCGGCGGAATTGATTCTCAGCGCCAAGCGTCCGGTGGTGTATGCGGGTGGCGGGGTGATCTTAAGCGATGCTGCACCGCAGTTGACTGAATTGACGCAAATGCTGAATTTCCCGTGCACCAATACGTTGATGGGATTGGGCGGATATCCCGCGACCGATAAGCAATCGCTGGGTATGCTGGGCATGCATGGCACGTACGAAGCGAACATGGCGATGCAGTATTGCGATGTTCTGATAGCCGTGGGCGCCCGTTTTGACGATCGTGTGATCGGCAATCCGAAGCACTTTTTCAACGAAAACAGGAAGATCATTCATATCGATATTGACCCTTCTTCCATTTCAAAGCGCGTCAAAGTGGATGTGCCAATCGTAGGCGATGTTCTGGACGTGTTGAAAGAGCTGATCAAGCTACTCAAAGCCGAGAAAGAAAAGCCGGATCAAACCGCATTGAAAGAATGGTGGAAACAGATTGAGCTGTGGCGTGAACGGGATTGTCTGAAATTTGACCGTAGCAGCAAAATCATCAAACCGCAGATGGTGATTGAGAAATTATTCAATGTTACTAAGGGTGATGCATTTATTACTTCGGATGTCGGACAGCATCAGATGTGGGCCGCGCAATTTTATAAATTCGATAAACCGCGCCGCTGGATCAATTCCGGCGGGTTGGGTACGATGGGATTCGGCATGCCTGCCGCGATGGGGGTGCAGCTCGCTAATCCTAAAGGAAAAGTGGCGTGTATCACCGGTGAAGCCAGTATTCAGATGTGTATCCAGGAACTGTCAACGTGTAAACAGTACAAACTGCCGCTGAAAATCGTTAATTTGAATAATCGCTATATGGGCATGGTCAGGCAGTGGCAGGAGTTTTTCCACGGTAACCGCTATGCGGAATCCTACATGAACGCGCTACCCGATTTTGTTAAGCTGGCGGAGAGCTACGGCCATGTCGGCATGAAGATTGAAAAGCCGGAAGATGTCGAAGATGCGCTGAAAGAAGCATTTAAACTGAAAGATCAGCTGGTGTTCATGGACTTTATTACCGATCAGACCGAAAACGTATTCCCTATGGTGCCGGGTGGCAAAGGTCTTTCTGAAATGATTCTGGTGTAG
- the tldD gene encoding metalloprotease TldD, giving the protein MTTEYMTESKDFLAIADRCLLSPYDIDTSGLQQVLGQILTHKIDYADLYFQYSRSEGWMLEEGIVKSGSFNIEQGVGVRAVCGEKTGFAYSDDISMPALVSAAKATRAIANQGSMQPAQIGKRNALDQRSRLYLPEDPIASLKDADKVALLERLERITRQLDRRVTQVVASLAGEYEVILVTRSDGLVAADVRPLVRLSLQVIAEENGRREQGGAGGGGRFSYAYFTDEILHDYAKKAVHQATVNLDARPAPAGTMTVVLGSGWPGILLHEAIGHGLEGDFNRKGSSAFSGRVGERVAAPGVTVVDDGTIPRRRGSLNIDDEGNPTQCTVLIEDGILRGYLQDSLNARLMDLPVTGNGRRESFAHIPMPRMTNTYMLNGDKDPAEIIASVKHGLYAANFGGGQVDITSGKFVFSAAEAYMIEDGKITYPVKGATLIGNGPDVLTRVSMIGNDMLLDPGVGTCGKEGQSVPVGVGQPTLRIDGLTVGGTGI; this is encoded by the coding sequence ATGACAACCGAATATATGACAGAGTCAAAGGATTTTCTTGCGATTGCCGATCGCTGCTTGTTGTCGCCTTACGATATCGATACAAGCGGATTGCAACAGGTATTAGGGCAAATACTGACGCATAAAATCGATTATGCTGATCTTTATTTTCAGTATAGCCGGTCCGAAGGCTGGATGCTGGAAGAAGGTATTGTGAAATCGGGGAGCTTCAATATTGAGCAAGGTGTCGGTGTCCGCGCGGTCTGTGGAGAAAAAACCGGATTTGCTTATTCCGACGATATCAGCATGCCTGCACTTGTATCGGCCGCTAAGGCAACGCGGGCGATTGCCAATCAAGGCAGTATGCAACCGGCTCAAATTGGGAAACGTAATGCACTGGATCAGCGGTCACGGCTCTATTTACCCGAAGATCCGATTGCGAGCCTTAAGGACGCGGATAAGGTAGCGCTATTGGAAAGACTGGAACGCATTACCCGGCAGCTTGACCGGCGTGTGACGCAAGTGGTGGCATCACTTGCTGGCGAGTATGAAGTGATCCTGGTGACGCGCAGTGACGGATTGGTTGCGGCCGATGTAAGGCCGCTGGTTCGCTTGTCGCTGCAAGTGATCGCGGAAGAAAACGGCCGCCGTGAGCAAGGAGGGGCCGGTGGTGGCGGGCGCTTCAGTTATGCTTATTTTACCGATGAAATTTTGCACGATTATGCAAAAAAAGCTGTTCATCAAGCCACGGTCAATCTGGATGCCCGTCCGGCACCGGCTGGCACCATGACGGTAGTTTTGGGAAGCGGATGGCCAGGAATCTTGTTGCATGAAGCAATCGGTCATGGATTGGAAGGAGACTTTAACCGCAAAGGCAGCTCGGCTTTCTCAGGGCGTGTCGGTGAACGCGTCGCCGCTCCCGGTGTTACGGTTGTCGATGACGGAACGATTCCACGGCGGCGTGGGTCGTTGAATATCGATGACGAAGGTAATCCGACACAATGTACTGTATTGATAGAAGATGGCATACTGAGAGGCTATTTGCAGGATAGTCTGAATGCTCGTTTGATGGATTTGCCGGTTACCGGCAATGGCCGGCGTGAATCGTTCGCGCATATTCCTATGCCGCGCATGACGAATACGTATATGTTGAACGGTGACAAGGATCCGGCGGAAATTATCGCTTCGGTGAAACATGGTCTGTATGCGGCAAACTTTGGCGGCGGTCAGGTTGATATCACCAGCGGCAAATTTGTTTTCTCAGCTGCCGAAGCTTACATGATTGAAGATGGTAAAATCACCTATCCGGTTAAAGGGGCAACTTTGATCGGTAACGGGCCGGATGTATTGACCCGGGTTTCCATGATTGGTAACGATATGTTGCTGGATCCGGGTGTCGGGACTTGCGGGAAAGAAGGTCAGAGCGTGCCGGTGGGTGTCGGGCAGCCGACCTTGCGCATCGATGGATTGACTGTCGGTGGGACAGGAATTTGA
- a CDS encoding carbon-nitrogen hydrolase family protein translates to MMENKKHKGFRVAAIQMASGPSVSANLEEAARLIEDAASQKAELVVLPEYFCIMGMKDTDKLAVREQPGDGQIQKFLSDTAKRLGIWLVGGSVPLASSEPDKVYNSCLVYADNGEQVARYDKIHLFGLQLGHEHYAEEKTIKAGNKVVTVDSPFGRIGLSICYDLRFPELFRMMNNVDIILAPAAFTAITGKAHWEVLVRARAVENMAYVIAPGQGGYHVNGRETNGDSMIVDPWGVVMERLPRGSGAVVAAIDPEYQTSLRTNLPALDHRILQPC, encoded by the coding sequence ATGATGGAAAACAAAAAACATAAAGGCTTTCGTGTCGCCGCCATTCAAATGGCATCGGGTCCGAGTGTGTCTGCCAATCTGGAAGAGGCTGCACGCTTGATCGAGGATGCAGCATCTCAAAAAGCTGAGCTGGTAGTATTGCCGGAGTATTTTTGCATCATGGGAATGAAAGATACTGATAAGCTCGCGGTCCGGGAACAACCGGGCGACGGACAAATTCAGAAATTTCTCAGTGATACGGCAAAACGGCTGGGGATTTGGTTGGTGGGCGGATCAGTGCCATTGGCGTCATCCGAACCGGATAAAGTCTATAATAGCTGTTTGGTTTATGCGGATAACGGCGAACAGGTCGCGCGCTACGATAAGATTCATCTGTTTGGCCTGCAACTCGGTCATGAACATTACGCCGAGGAGAAAACCATTAAGGCGGGAAACAAAGTAGTGACGGTCGATTCGCCTTTTGGCCGTATCGGTTTATCGATATGTTACGATTTGCGGTTTCCGGAATTATTCCGCATGATGAATAATGTTGATATTATTCTGGCACCTGCGGCGTTTACCGCAATTACTGGAAAAGCACACTGGGAAGTGCTGGTGCGTGCGCGCGCAGTTGAGAATATGGCTTATGTGATTGCGCCCGGACAAGGCGGTTATCATGTCAATGGGCGTGAAACCAACGGCGATAGCATGATCGTTGACCCCTGGGGGGTTGTCATGGAACGGCTGCCGCGCGGTTCTGGAGCCGTGGTGGCGGCAATCGATCCGGAGTACCAGACCAGTTTACGCACCAATTTACCCGCGTTAGATCACCGGATCTTACAGCCTTGTTGA
- the glnE gene encoding bifunctional [glutamate--ammonia ligase]-adenylyl-L-tyrosine phosphorylase/[glutamate--ammonia-ligase] adenylyltransferase, protein MPITVHSSAATLAAALPFSRYAQRILDSEPMRKIALQETLQLPFRREEMQTFLNSQAGKITHEEALHEILRDLRKQVMLRLAVRDISGQADLFEVMSSMTDLAEVTINFALQHHEIWLTQSDRFGLPRGENSNTIQHLMVVAMGKLGGGELNVSSDVDLIFVYPEDGETDGAKSISNHEFFARLGRKLIASLNDLTIDGYVFRVDMRLRPHGENSPLAISFSMLEEYFIKQGREWERHAWIKGRVITGHASADAESVLMEKIVRPFVFRKYLDFSAYESMRNLHAQLRKEVERREMHDNIKLGPGGIREIEFITQVFQLIRGGRDVDLCIRPTLGVLQRLQKKQQLPAEVITQLTDAYHFLRKLEHRLQYLDDQQTQTLPLNVDDQTLIATAMGFPNYAAFMEQLDIHRNDVTRHFELIFATPRKSSAHDTLANLWQTETQDVSQTEAATMQLSTLGFSNPVKISERLRLFYQGSFYQQLPKTNREQINTLIPLLIEAVAGLPPVEATLERMLQLMEKISPQTSYLALLLEHPHTLHRVAELASISQWASDYLGRHPILLDELLRQDSPHPVPDWHALSDELAYQLNHANNPKDDVIEWQMDVLRHFQHAQAFRLLVTDLEGSLLLETLSDHLTALADLILETVLNLAWNGLKKRHREKPAFAIIGYGKLGGKELGYASDLDMIFLYDDDHPDAAEIYTKLGQSINAWLTRHTSAGLLYETDLRLRPNGASGLLVSSMEAFAQYQHHQAWVWEHQALTRARFVVGNRRVGDIFENTRKEILCKPRNLIELKEDILKMREKMLEAHPNPTPLFDIKHDRGGIIDVEFIVQYLVLGYAGCYPELTGNIGNIALLKLAGELMLIPKDTAEKARSAYREFRRIQHRLRLNSDADMAGNAPNDGQTQKFTRVESSHTKDDRVAVLMLWEEVFGN, encoded by the coding sequence ATGCCCATAACCGTTCACTCATCCGCTGCAACCCTCGCCGCCGCATTACCTTTCAGCCGCTACGCACAACGCATATTGGACAGCGAGCCGATGCGAAAAATCGCGCTGCAGGAAACGCTGCAACTGCCCTTCCGCAGAGAGGAGATGCAGACTTTTCTTAATTCGCAAGCTGGCAAAATCACCCATGAAGAAGCTTTGCATGAGATCCTGCGCGATCTGCGTAAACAAGTCATGCTGCGGCTCGCCGTGCGCGACATCAGCGGCCAAGCCGATTTGTTTGAAGTAATGTCCAGCATGACCGATCTCGCCGAGGTCACGATCAATTTCGCTCTGCAACACCATGAAATCTGGCTGACGCAATCGGATCGTTTCGGATTGCCGAGAGGGGAAAACAGCAACACCATTCAGCATCTGATGGTGGTAGCCATGGGCAAATTGGGTGGCGGTGAACTGAATGTATCATCGGACGTTGATTTGATTTTTGTTTATCCCGAAGATGGCGAGACCGATGGCGCCAAATCGATTTCAAACCATGAATTTTTTGCCCGCCTGGGACGCAAGCTGATCGCCAGCCTCAATGATTTGACAATCGATGGTTATGTATTCCGGGTTGACATGCGGTTACGCCCGCACGGTGAAAACAGCCCTTTAGCGATCAGCTTTTCCATGCTGGAAGAATATTTCATCAAGCAAGGACGCGAATGGGAGCGCCATGCCTGGATCAAGGGCCGGGTTATCACCGGTCATGCCAGCGCAGACGCCGAATCGGTGCTGATGGAAAAAATTGTCAGACCTTTCGTTTTCCGCAAATATCTGGATTTCAGCGCGTACGAATCGATGCGCAACTTACATGCGCAACTGCGCAAGGAGGTCGAGCGCCGCGAAATGCACGACAATATTAAATTGGGGCCCGGCGGTATTCGTGAAATTGAATTCATCACACAGGTTTTTCAATTGATTCGCGGCGGACGCGATGTCGACTTGTGTATTCGCCCGACACTCGGCGTTTTACAGCGCTTACAAAAAAAACAACAACTCCCGGCAGAGGTTATCACGCAGCTCACCGATGCGTATCATTTCCTGCGCAAACTGGAACATCGCCTGCAATATCTCGACGATCAGCAAACGCAAACGCTGCCGCTAAATGTGGACGATCAAACGCTAATCGCCACCGCCATGGGATTTCCCAATTATGCAGCTTTCATGGAGCAGCTCGATATTCACCGGAATGACGTTACGCGTCACTTTGAGCTCATTTTTGCCACCCCACGGAAGTCATCCGCGCACGACACGTTGGCCAATTTGTGGCAAACCGAAACACAAGACGTTTCGCAAACCGAAGCCGCCACCATGCAACTGAGCACACTCGGATTTAGTAATCCGGTCAAAATTTCGGAACGGCTACGGTTGTTTTATCAGGGCAGTTTTTATCAGCAACTACCTAAAACCAACCGTGAGCAAATTAATACCTTAATTCCGCTGTTGATTGAAGCAGTGGCCGGACTACCTCCGGTTGAAGCCACGCTGGAGCGTATGCTGCAACTAATGGAAAAAATCAGCCCGCAAACATCGTACCTGGCGCTCCTGCTCGAACACCCGCACACACTGCATCGCGTAGCCGAACTCGCCAGCATCAGCCAGTGGGCAAGCGATTATCTCGGGCGTCACCCTATTTTGCTAGATGAATTACTGCGGCAGGATTCTCCTCATCCCGTTCCCGATTGGCATGCTCTTAGTGATGAACTTGCCTATCAACTGAATCATGCCAACAACCCCAAGGATGATGTCATCGAGTGGCAAATGGATGTTTTGCGTCACTTTCAGCACGCCCAGGCATTCCGGTTGCTGGTCACCGATCTAGAAGGTTCATTATTGCTCGAAACCCTCAGCGATCACCTGACCGCCTTGGCCGATCTGATATTGGAAACGGTACTGAACCTGGCATGGAATGGTTTAAAAAAACGCCACCGGGAAAAACCCGCATTTGCGATCATCGGCTACGGCAAACTGGGAGGAAAGGAACTCGGCTACGCATCGGATCTCGACATGATTTTTCTGTACGACGACGATCATCCCGATGCCGCCGAAATCTACACCAAGCTGGGACAAAGCATCAATGCCTGGCTCACCCGTCATACGTCGGCAGGACTGCTGTACGAAACAGACTTGCGTCTGCGGCCGAATGGCGCTTCCGGCTTACTAGTCAGCTCCATGGAAGCATTTGCGCAATATCAGCACCATCAAGCCTGGGTATGGGAGCATCAGGCATTAACCCGGGCGCGTTTCGTTGTTGGTAATCGACGAGTGGGTGATATTTTTGAAAACACACGTAAAGAAATCTTGTGCAAGCCGCGCAATTTAATTGAACTCAAAGAGGATATATTGAAAATGCGCGAAAAAATGCTGGAGGCTCACCCAAATCCAACACCGCTGTTCGACATCAAACATGACCGGGGCGGCATCATCGACGTCGAATTCATCGTGCAATACTTGGTGCTTGGATACGCCGGCTGTTACCCGGAATTGACTGGAAACATTGGCAATATCGCACTTCTTAAACTTGCAGGAGAACTAATGCTCATTCCCAAAGACACTGCCGAAAAAGCGCGTTCCGCTTATCGCGAGTTCCGGCGCATTCAGCATCGCCTGCGATTAAACAGCGATGCCGATATGGCAGGCAACGCACCCAACGATGGTCAAACACAAAAATTCACTCGAGTGGAAAGCAGTCATACAAAAGACGATCGTGTGGCAGTACTGATGTTATGGGAAGAAGTTTTTGGCAATTGA
- a CDS encoding prepilin-type N-terminal cleavage/methylation domain-containing protein produces the protein MQKVQKGFTLIELMIVVAIIGILAAVALPAYQNYVKKAAYTEVTGAMAPFKLAVTECFNNTAALTACGNGTNGVPAAPAASATGAFNTLAVTAAGVITATPNAYKGIVVGDTCTLTPTANAANDRLSWAYSGACVTQGYVSN, from the coding sequence ATGCAAAAAGTACAAAAAGGTTTTACCCTGATTGAATTAATGATTGTCGTCGCAATTATCGGTATTCTGGCTGCGGTAGCATTACCTGCTTACCAGAACTATGTGAAAAAAGCAGCCTATACAGAGGTTACTGGCGCAATGGCGCCTTTTAAACTAGCTGTTACTGAGTGCTTTAACAATACTGCAGCACTCACAGCTTGTGGTAATGGTACCAATGGCGTTCCAGCAGCTCCAGCAGCAAGTGCAACTGGCGCTTTTAATACTCTCGCAGTAACTGCCGCGGGCGTTATTACGGCTACACCCAATGCTTATAAAGGAATCGTAGTAGGAGATACATGCACTCTAACCCCTACCGCGAACGCCGCCAACGACCGACTCTCTTGGGCATACAGCGGTGCTTGCGTAACTCAAGGTTATGTATCAAACTAA